One part of the Panthera leo isolate Ple1 chromosome D4, P.leo_Ple1_pat1.1, whole genome shotgun sequence genome encodes these proteins:
- the LOC122204594 gene encoding olfactory receptor 1G1-like yields the protein MKPGNHTLSASEFLLLGLCEQQEQQPLVFGIFLSMYLLTVLGNTVIILAIVSDPHLHTPMYFFLANFSLTDLCLASTTVPRMLVNIQAHRNTITYAGCLSQIYFFLWFIGLDVFLLAVMAYDRLVAICHPLRYTLVMTPRYCTGLLVMSLTLTQSYSLTHTSLLTQLSFCTDNIIPHFFCELLPLMKLSCSNTYANQCVLMYWGGALTILIPLLIIISYVRIVAAIVRVPSASGKWKAFSTCGSHLSAVCLFYVSAIGVYFIPSSADSASKDRVAAVMYAVVTPMLNPFIYSLRNKDMKSALGRLLSGRALQSP from the coding sequence ATGAAACCAGGAAACCACACATTGAGTGCTTCTGAATTCCTCCTCCTGGGCTTGTGTGAGCAGCAGGAACAGCAGCCTCTCGTCTTTGGCATTTTCCTGAGCATGTACCTGCTCACTGTGCTGGGGAACACTGTCATCATATTGGCCATTGTCTCTGATCCacacctccacacccccatgtacttcttcctggccaaCTTCTCCCTCACTGATCTGTGTTTAGCATCTACCACAGTCCCCAGGATGCTGGTGAACATCCAGGCCCATAGGAATACCATCACCTATGCTGGATGCCTATCTCAGATCTACTTCTTCCTATGGTTCATCGGTCTAGATGTTTTCCTCCTGGCAGTGATGGCATATGACCGGCTTGTGGCTATCTGTCATCCCCTTCGCTACACCTTGGTCATGACTCCCAGATATTGTACTGGTCTGTTGGTCATGTCCCTAACCCTCACTCAGTCATACTCTCTGACCCACACCAGTCTCCTGACTCAGTTATccttctgcactgacaacatcaTTCCCCACTTCTTTTGTGAACTTCTCCCCCTGATGAAGCTCTCTTGTTCCAATACTTACGCCAACCAGTGTGTGCTGATGTACTGGGGAGGGGCATTGACCATCTTGATCCCCTTGCTAATTATCATCTCTTATGTCCGCATTGTGGCTGCTATTGTGAGAGTCCCATCAGCTAGTGGGAAGTGGaaggccttctccacctgtggcTCTCACCTCTCAGCAGTTTGCTTGTTCTATGTGTCTGCTATTGGGGTGTACTTCATTCCCTCCTCTGCTGATTCAGCCAGCAAGGACAGGGTTGCAGCAGTGATGTATGCTGTGGTGACCCCCATGCTGAACCCATTCATCTATAGCCTGAGAAACAAAGACATGAAGAGTGCCTTGGGGAGACTCCTGAGCGGAAGGGCACTGCAATCTCCATGA
- the LOC122204595 gene encoding olfactory receptor 1N2-like has translation MDRINQSSVTEFLLLGLSKRPEQQPLLFGIFMGMYLVTVVGNLLIILAIGFDSHLHTPMYFFLANLSFADACFSSTTVPKMLVNIQTHSHTIPYEGCLAQMHFFMTFGALDDFLLGVMAYDRYVAICRPLHYSKLMSPLVCVVLLAACWVLTNLAALLHTLLMARLSFCAGNSIHHFFCDVVPLLQLSCSDTSTNQVALFTVGSMILTGPLSLIILSYAYIISTILGVSSAPGRQKAFSTCGSHLTIVFLFYGTAIGVYLFPPSSHSGVKDRIAAVFYTVVTPMLNPFIYSLRNNDMKTALSKIFCLEKLLFSILQ, from the exons ATGGACAGAATCAACCAGTCCAGTGTCACTGAGTTTCTTCTGTTGGGTCTTTCCAAGAGGCCAGAGCAGCAGCCTCTCCTATTTGGCATCTTCATGGGCATGTACCTGGTCACTGTCGTGGGAAACCTGCTCATCATCCTGGCCATTGGCTTTGACTCacacctccacacccccatgtatttcttcctggcCAACCTCTCTTTTGCTGATGCCTGCTTTTCTTCCACTACAGTCCCCAAGATGTTGGTGAACATCCAGACACATAGTCACACCATACCGTATGAAGGGTGTTTGGCCCAGATGCATTTCTTCATGACGTTTGGAGCACTGGATGACTTCCTCTTGGGggtgatggcctatgaccgctatgtggccatctgcaggCCTCTTCACTACTCCAAGCTCATGAGTCCTCTTGTCTGTGTGGTCCTTCTGGCAGCATGCTGGGTCCTCACCAACCTTGCTGCCCTCCTACATACCTTGCTTATGGCTAGACTTTCTTTCTGTGCAGGCAACAGCATCCATCACTTCTTCTGTGATGTGGTCCCTCTGCTGCAGCTGTCATGCTCAGACACCAGCACCAACCAGGTAGCCCTGTTCACTGTGGGCTCCATGATACTCACTGGTCCTCTCTCCCTGATCATTTTGTCATATGCATACATCATCTCCACCATCCTTGGAGTCTCATCTGCCCCTGGCAGGCAGAAGGCCTTCTCCACTTGTGGCTCCCATCTCACCATTGTCTTCTTGTTTTACGGCACAGCTATTGGTGTCTATCTGTTTCCCCCTTCATCACACTCTGGGGTTAAGGACAGGATTGCAGCTGTATTTTACACTGTTGTGACTCCTATGTTGAACCCCTTCATATACAGCCTCAGGAACAATGATATGAAGACTGCACTCAGTAAGATTTT CTGCCTTGAAAaacttctcttttctattttgcaATGA